The DNA sequence GCAGTGCAATCCATCATAGGACATCtgagaaggggggaaaagatATACCCGAATATGCCATATCAGGCTACAGAGGTGTACAGGGAAAGGATGTGAGAGGATTTAGATCAAGGtatggaaaaggaggaggatgaaggagCTTCCCTTGGGAGGagagggttttggggttggaAACAGCTGCAGACGTGCTCCGCTCACACCTACCCACAATATTGCCCCGTGCACTGCAAACACAGACTTGTGGTCCCTGTCCGAAGTCCGTTTCAGCATTTGTGCATTGACTCCCATCCTCTATTTCATGCAACATAAGGACACATCAAATAATTAATCTCCTCCCATTCTTCTCAAGAGTAGCAGCACTAGTAATGTCGTGGGCTGCACCAAGATCTGGAGTAACGAGGGTCTGCATGGAAACACTCAGAGGTGTTTTCTGTTCAAAGTATGCCCGAGCCTTGTTTGCCTCTAGGGTAAAACCACTCATTGCTGCTGCCACTCTCCGTTTCGTACAGCTCAGCTGCCTCTGGCACTTTGTAAGGACCTGTTCCTCCGCATGCACTACAGAAAACTGATAATGTGACACCTCTGCTCCCCACTCCGTGCAACACGGCGAGGAGGGATCTCCCACCACACCTTCCCTTCGCGCTGCAGTCTGCAAGCTGGGCGTCCTCAGCTGGGACTGATGCAACGTAGCTTTTTGGGTAGAGGTTATGCAGGCAGCGCAGGGCAGTGCGGAGGCAGAGGAGCAAAGGGGAAGTCCCTTTCTACCGTGTGGGGTTAGCAGCTCTCTGTCCACGTGGGGTACAAGCCAGCACAGCCACTGTCCAGGAAACCGCGAGGATGGAGACGTCCCCACGGTGGGGAGGTACCTGGAGACCTGGGGCACTGCCAGGCTTTTCAGAGAGCTGGCTCTACTGAACGGATGGGGCAGCCCGGGGGGAGCCTTCCCTTGCACAAATCCCTCGTGCAGCGAAGGCAGAGCCAGAGCCATCCCCTCACCCACCCCACCTCCTCTgtcttctttgcttttcctgcccccccccacccccgacATTCTTCAGCCTGGGGTTTGCAGAAATGGCTTGGGATGTCCTCCCCCCCGTCGTGGCTCTTCTCCCCTCAGCATGACCTCTGAGCCATGCCCACGTGGCCAGCGTGCCAGCCGGGCTGCAGCCTctgaaaaccttttcttttacttgCCACCTCGCTCACGGTAACTTCCCTTTACCCTCTCCAGAAAAGATCATTCCCCTCTGCACCTCCTTTCCATCTTGCTGTTACACCCGGGCTTTGCAGACATCACTGTGTGCATCCGCTTTGCACGGACGTCTGCTGCCTGGGCTTCCTCACCTTGACTAATATTAATGGGAATATGCTGGTGTATGGACTTCACCTCCACAGGAGGTTGGAGCAAGGTTTAGCATGCCATGGGACACATATATAGATACCCAAAAGTTAAATTTTGAGACACTTATTCCCCAGTGGCATTTTGCGATTAGTTTTCCATCCCACCTTATTAATGATAACAAATGTTTATATAGCTCTGAGAAAACACTGCGTCCCTCAAGATAAACatgttaagaaaatgaaatgcaattctTTTTGGATAAGCACACAGCAAGGTTAACAGTGCACAACAAGACTACGCAGCTGGATTAAATATCACAACCCTGACTCTCCTCTGGTGAAAAACAGCATGAAGTTGCCTGAGATGCATTGCTACATTCACAGTGATCATGGGTCTGCCTAGTATTTAGTAGAAAATTCAGGCTGGTTTTAAATGCAAGGTGTATCACACCAGGCTGTTATTCTGTACCAAATAATACGCAGCATGTTAAATGTCCCCAGTTTTCACTAATGGACAAAGCAAAGAGCCATGGCATTCCCCCAAAGTCCAAACATTCATTTGGGAGCGAAGGGTCCTGATGTCTCCTGGAAGCTACAGCGTTCATGTCTGCACTAACATTTCAATGAACCGGCAGCACATGGCAGGCAACATCGCAGAGCTGAGTATTTAGAAGAAGGAGAGCTATGAAAAGATTCAGCCAAATGACAAAACACTGAATGTATTCAAGAAAAGCatcaaagaaaaacaccaatGCCACACTTCTCCCTCTGCAGCTTGGATTACCTGGTTTGGTGACACTTCAGCTCAATGGGAGGATGCTCTTGTCCCTCTCATTTCCTGGTAAGTACCAGTTTTATAGTCCTCCTCTGTAGGAGGAGCCTGGGGCCAGTTGCTTCACACATTGGCACCTATGGCATTTTGGAGACAGGAATTTCCTTGAACTTTGTCAGTTATTgtcttaaatcttttttttatttcctgaaaccAGGGGGGGTTTCCCTTCTGTTCAGCAGAAAAAAGCCACCCCTCCTCATCTATTCCCCCCACCCTCTCAGTCCCCAGAGGCTGATGTCATCACACTTGAAATTCAgttgcaaaaaaacaaaaagcaaattgcCTTTCAGAAGCATATATAAACCCTGACACCAAAGCACCTTTCAGACAGACACCTCTCCCATCCCTCGAATAGAGCAGTGCAGAGCTGGGGATTAAGCAGTGGTAACAGCCTCCAGCATGCTCTACTTAACCTTACAGGTAACTACTATTTCATGTACAAAACCTATCCATCTCTgatctttcctttttcactttaaGGAGGTAATGTTGTTTTCCAGGCGGTTTCTCAACTGGTCAAAATTGTCGTGACATTAAGTGGGAACCTGCCCCAATACTAACAAGAGCAGATGGTTTTcacagacacttttttttcatagttaCTAACCTGTTCCTTCCATGCCTGTTCCTTTTACGTGTCCCAAATGTGTTTTGTATGGTGCCATGGCGGGAcggttgttgttgttgggatGTACTGTGtggtttttctcctcctgtccaCGCTGAGCTGGTTCTGCTCACAGCCGTGAGAGGATTTCATGGTAGGTCTGAAAAGGCTGTGCTGCCCCTTCTCCTGTACTGCTTTATTTCCCTGGCTATTCTTGGCACCCCTGCTGGACTGagctttggaaaatattttttttctcctttaaatatGTAGTTCATTTTATCCGCTCGTTTGATCTGTGAGTGTCTTACAATGCCATGTTAGAGGCACAACCGGTAAAACGGCTGTGAAAAAGTTCAAGCAGCTTAGGTGACAAATGCTCTTTGTCTTTACTCTAGAAATCCCAGAAGTTCTTGGCAAGCTCCCGGCAAGTTCACAAAACTGCTGCTCACGGTTTGTATCTCTGCAGAATAGCATTCCCTATCCTTTTTTAAAGAGCATCCCAAAATAATCATGtcatgacttttttaaaaaaaaaagtgctgggCTAAGCGTACTGAGATAAACCGCTCAAATTCTTGGAAGACAAAGCATGCTTGGGGGGTCTTGTGGTGGTTATTGCCCTCAGTTGCTAAAGAACAAGGAGAAAAGTATCGAGTGGTAGAAATGTTGATTGCTAGTCCAGCGCTAAACCTGAAACTTTAACTGATTTAGAACCAGACTTTCCAAATTCTTACTCTTTGACCATAAATGTAAGATACTTAAATTGTAGCTGTCATCGGATTGCTCTGATCCTTAACTCCTCCATTTGTCATTACTTCTTTATTACATCTGATCTTGCTATTAGCATTGTTCGCAGTGATTCGCGGACCATTCTCCGTGTCTCATAGCCAGTGTGCTGTCTTCTCCAGCACTGCAAGTCTACAGCTTCTCTGCTCAGACAAATTGAGCAGAACTTTGTGGTGTAGCCACTTGGTCTATTATAAGTTTGTCtattaacttattttaaaatgtgggtTTAGTACAATAAATGCAATGAATGTTACTTAATGAACACCTGAGAAcaagagaaataataataatccatGCAGATCTATTTGGTCttggacagattttttttttttttttttttttttttaagttctgcagcacagctgccatACCAGGACAAAACCACTGGAGTCATGAAATGCTTTTAACTGAAGggttaaaaaatattactgtctACTGAAGGGACAAAGAGCATTTGATGACAGGAGGGAAGCAATCATGATTTTATGGGTGCAGTGTGATTCGAGCAGATTTTCCTCCAGCCTCTCCAATCTAGTTTGACTTCACTGTTTCCTTCTCCTTGAGGGTGTTGGTGCTTTCGTTTGTGCTATACTGAGGATGCTCTCAGAGTACACAGAGAGGACGCGGATTTTTGTCAGCAGAAGGTTTCCAAACTGCTGAGTGTTACAGATTCCTATATCAATATATTTCATAGAGCCGCTGCAAGGagtgaattttatttcagtgagtCACAGCAATGATGACATTCTCAGCTGTGTTTACAAGTGGTTTTTAGACTCCTAGGCTCTAGGTGAGTCCAAATACATTTGCAAGCAAACTGTGAGTCAGCAGGCATGACATTTAAGAATGAATACAAGCTAGTGAAATTAGggaatagtaattttttttaattgggatatttttctgtttaaaaaataaagtgtcaTATGTACCTGCTGATTTTGATGACGTTTCCTGTAAGATGTtgaagcaaagtatttttattttcttgcttcacTCATCTTGACTTTTTCATGTGATTAGTTTCATTTGGACATTAATGCCATCTTTCatctgtgtgcatatgtgtgtgtatcccccacatacatatatacatgtgtatataaatatggATTTGCAATCATGCAAATGTTAGCTATATTGAATTTTATAGTTTTCCTACTGTCACGTGCACTCTCAAAATTATATTATCAATTATAATGGGTCATAATaattatgattctatgaattatAAATtcatcaaaacaaagcaatttgtCACTGACATCCAATTCCACAAAATTTTAACACTTCCAAAGATTTGGAAATGGTGACTTCCAAGTCCAAAAGTGCCAGTACCTTGTGCTGTCTGCCCAGCTCTACCTTACAGGTCATAAATATGGGCACCGATTTTGCCTTGGGAAGTTCGATGTGTTGCTTCTTCTCTACCAGCAAAGGTGTTTCCAGAGACAGGAAAAACTTTCCTTCAAACACGAAGCTCAGGGGGTCTTCTGGTTTAATCCCCTTCTGAAGCATAGGCTGAATCCTCTGATATGCTGAGCTCAACTATGAAAGAACACACAAAGGACTTTTTTTCAGCACTAGTATCCTTTTGAGTGCACAGGGCTTAAGAGCTTTGCTGGCTGAGTCAAGACACCTCGGTGCCTTGTAGGACCAAACTTCTGGATAAATCCAGGCTTTGGGTCTAGTCCTGCTTGCCAAAAAATAATGGAAGCTATAGGAAGTTTGGGGTTTATGTGATCCACTCCCaacacagcactgctgggaaTGTAGCGGGGCGCctgctctgccttttctccagaTAAAGGGACATAATTTGTATTGACTCCCCAAAAGATGGTTGCTTGAAACCCAGGGTGGGGGGATGTGGCTGAGCCCTGAAACTGCTTCACTTGGACCTTCCTGAAGCCACCCCGGGAGGTGCACAGAGCAGCCCTTACGGAACGTGAAGGCAGTAGGAGACAGGGCGTGCTGTGGACCCCTGAAAACCCATGGAGAGGGACAGGATTCACACCAGCCTGCTCGCCTCGGGCTCCTTGTGCTGGCGGTGGGGGAGAAGTGGCACGTCCCCTCGGAGAAGGTGCCAGTCCCGGGTCCAGGAGCATCTCTCCACTGTCTATAGAGGGAGGCTGGAGCCATGGTGCTCCTCTCTGAGACTCCGCCAAGTGCCTGGAGCCACAGGAGGTGACTCTGGGCCCAAATGGCATTCTCGAGGTGAGGCTTACAGCCTGGGACAGCACGGGGAGGCCATGAGTCACCTCCCAGATCTGTAGGGCTGTATGCAGCCTTATGACCCAAGGGACGTGCTGGGCAGATCCTGCACTCTCCAGCTGCCTTTGCCCTTCAATAAATTCAGTGAGACCAGAGAGTGAAGACCTGTGAGCTGTCAGCACATGGCCCACATGTGTCTTTAccccctcccttctctcttgGTGCTGCAGTGGTGGCCAGGAGTGCTCCAGAGGAGACTGTGACCAGCAGCTTTGCCTCCTTCATCCATGCAGTACGACCTGAGCACTTGTCCAAGACTGTCCGTCAGAGAAGCAAGAGGATGATCCTCGACAGCATTGGGGTTGGCCTTGTGGGCAGCACGACGCACGTGTTCGATATCGCTCTGCAGTACTGCCGGGTAGGAGAAGTCCCATATTACCTTGTAGTTATGTGGTCCCCACCTTGACACTACCACCACAACCAAAGCCTTATTTCAAGGCTGACGTAGGACTCCAGCCTTGCAGTAGAAGGGTGTTCTGGCATCACACTGCTTCACTCGAGGTCCTCACCTgaatttccttccctttcacaGGAGCTGTACTCTTCAGTCGCTGTGAGCTCTGTCTATGGCAAGCCAGGCGTAAAGCTCTCCCCCACGCTGGCTGCGTTCACCAACGGAGTTGCGGTAAGGCAGGCTCTTCCAGGAGAAGCTCTGCTTTGTGGTGCCTTCAAAGACACTAGCTAGtattacagaaagcaaactgGTGACTGGGAGGGGCAAGGGGGGACAAGAAGTCATGGGCTCCTCTCCAGTCTTGCACACTGCTTTGAGAGGGACCAAACAGCCACCGTGGGGACCACCAGGTGACTGGGTGAATGTTGTTACAGACGTAGGCTCAGCAATATCAGCAAGGAGCCCTAGCTCCCTCAGCTTCCAGCCCCCCACACCAGCATGTCCTTATCTCCATTTCTCTGGCAGACTCATTCCATGGACTTTGACGATACCTGGCACCCTGCTACTCACCCATCGGGGGCTGTTCTGCCAGCTCTTCTGGCAGCTTCCCAGATGCTACCTCCAACCACCAAACCCAATGGCATGGATTTCCTGCTGGCATTTAATGTGGGCCTGGAAGTGCAAGGAAGGCTTATGCATTTCTCCACTGAGGCTCACGACATTCCAAAAAGGtaaatctccttttcttccccgAGTAGGAAGAAGGTTGGTGAGTCTGTTGACAGGCCTGCTCAGGgtttcaaaatgtttgtttaagTCCAGCTGAACTCAGGATCAGGGTAAACCCCTACTGAGAGCAAAATGCCGGTTCTGCCAGAGCTGATGAGGCACCACATATTCATTTGATGACCTCCAGTGATCTTGCCTCAGAAATAACCACCAAGAGGACTACCACTGAGTCTGCAGTGTCGTCATCTAAACTAACCAGGGCAAGAGCACAGGACAGGCAGTGGCCCACAGCCATGCAGACAGCTTAATTGTGGGCACAGTCCTTGGCACAATTTCTGCCTGTGCCAAATGCCATTCACCAGGCAGTGCCCTGGTGTGGTCCAAGGAAAAGCATCGACCAGGAACTGTTACGCTTGGGCACGTTGGATGAGGCCACCTCATTTGTCTGGGCAGGGGGAAGTTTGGCTGTGTGGACACAAGCCATGCCACCTACttttagggaaaattaaaatttgctttctggAGATGCTGAGCCCACCCTCTTGTCTCCAATGAGGTTTCAAGTAGATGCGTAGTTTCCGGATGGCTAAATTTTGAGCTAGGTGAATCCCACCTGCACCAGAGCCATGGAGGATTTCCACTGGCTGACTTGGCAGTTCATTTCCAGTCGCATAGGCAGGCCTGGTAGGTGAGGTGCTTGGGTTCTCCCTGCGCcaagcaggcagggatgctcacATCTGCAATTTCCCCTTTAGGTTCCACCCTCCCTCGGTGGTCGGTACCATGGGCAGTGCTGCGGCCACCGCAAAACTGCTGTCTCTCAGCACGGCCCAGTGCGGGCACGCTCTGGGCATTGCCGCATCGCTTGCGGGGGCACCCATGGCAAACGCTGCCACCCAAGCCAAGCCATTGCATATCGGAAACGCTACCCGCCTGGGCTTTGAAGCAGCACTGCTGGCCGCCCGAGGGATGGAGGCTAACCCCTTAATTCTGGATGATATCCCCGGTTGCTCTGGATTCAGTGCTTTCTACAGTGTCTATcaacccaaaccactgtccACACCAAGTGACCATCACGAATTCCTCTTGGAGAAGCAGGATATTGCTTTCAAGCGATTCCCAGCCCACCTGGGGATGCACTGGGTGGTGGATGCTGCCTTGTCTGTCCGGAACCTCTTCATCAACTACGCAGggtccttctctccctctttgaTCCGCACCATTGTGCTGAAGATCCCGGTGTCGAAGTACATCAATCGgcctttccccagctctgaACACCAGGCTAGACACTCCTTCCAATTCAATGCCTGTACTGCCCTGTTGGATGGTGAAGTGGGCCTCAGCTCCTTCACGGAGAGCAGCATCCACCGGCAGGAGGTCAGGGAGCTGCTGGACAAAGTGGTGGTGGAGCACCCCGAAGATAATGTGGCCAACTTTGACAAGATGTACGGAGAGGTGGCACTGCTCCTGCACAGCGGGGATGTCCTGACGGGCAAATGTGACACTTTCTATGGGCACTGGAGGAAGCCTCTGAGCAAAGAATCGCTCCTGAAGAAGTTTCGATCCAACGCCTCTCATGtgcttccagaagaaaaaatagaagcCATCATCACTATGGTGGACAACCTGGAGAATCTGTCAGATAGTTCCCAGCTGGCCTGCAGCCTGTGAGGGAACAGCAAGTGGGTTTTTGATAAGGGACTTGCCCTGGTGAAACTCTGATTCCTTTCTTCATTGGTGCTTTACTATTGATTTCCAATGACAGGAAAGTTCCCACCCCTTGAAGTCAGAACAGGCGCTTTAATACCAAAGGAGCCCATGAGGCAGGAGGTGTGTCTGTGTCAGTAATTAGTACACAGATTAAATTTCAACTCATGATTGGTGCTGTCTGAGTAGCTGAAAGGCCaccacaaatacaaaaaaaaaatcccatgggAATCTATGAGAATGCTGGGGTAAAATTTGGAAGCTGGTTCCCCAGAAGGAACTGTGtctggatatttttaaaagctgcattcAAAGTTTTTCTGTGCAGAATGCCTAACCGCTGAGtctgggaagaagaggaagttCAACTGCAAAATGTGTGCTTTTCTTAGTGCTCTTCTGGGCACTTTTTGGATCATGGTTAGTTAGTCATGCTGGCCAGATGAAAAATCTATCAGTTACTGTAAACAGCACTGCCTGCAAAACTCTCAGGcagagagggatttttttttcttttccagtaaaagCCTCCCATTTCTCCAGCACTTGGGAAGAGTTTGTCACTTCTCTGTGTGCAAGGGATGGTTCAAGTACCCTTAAAACCTCTGTGTCTTTTCTGAATGAAAGGCAACTGGTAGGTGAGGAACCCTACATCAGTCCCATACCTACCTCCTACACCTCCCGTGAGGTGATCCCTGCCAATCCTAGGGCTGTGCCACATCATCCCTCCTGGCTTTGTGCAGGTCACCCAGGCACCTACTCAGATCTGGCTCACCAGAGATGGGCTCTATAGTCCGTGTAGAGATGGGGACCTCTGGATGGTGACTTGGGCACATACACTCTGTGACTCATTGGGAAATTCCTGTTTCTCTCccctgggaggagggaaagctTACTGAGACTCAGTTCTTAACTCATCTTTCCAGCCAGGATGAAATCTGTACTTGTGCTCCTGAGTAGCCGTTCACTGAAAGGCTTTCATACCTGCATCCTTTCTGAACAGTGAGGTGGAGAACTATGCGATATTCCTCTGTACACTAAACAAATACTGTGATTGCTGATCCAAACGACTTGTTTCCAACATGATCATGATATAGATACAGAATCTGTTGCAGAAGTGAGGGTTGCCTTCTGCAAGGGTGATTGAGATGGGACTAGACAGGCAAGAAGGAATGTGGGCCGGTTCCTTTTTAGCTTGCTGGTAGTGGTCTGTGCAGAGAACTTCCCAGCCAGAGCAAAAGTGTTTGCCCACCTGTTAATGTACTCTCTCATACTGTCTAGCATTTTCACACTGAATCTTTCTGAATAAAGAACTGAAGtaaattcattttctgcatAAAGATTTAATGCTACATTATGTAGACCATCAGGTTTCCAGTTTTAATCTGAGCATATGCAATACAGAGGCTTTTCCAATAGATGGGGAACCCAGCAGAGGCTAGGACAGGGCCAGCTAGAAGGCTGGCCTGTGGCCAGTGATTTCTCCAGGGTCATACATTTACATTGAACCTCGCAGGCTGTTTTTCCCGGTGAGAACAGTAGCTATTAGCCAGCAAAGTCTGGGTGTGGTTAAACACAATCTCTCAAAGAAGAGAAGTTACCCAGTGTTTCTCCATTAAGCAACAGATGTCAAATACTTGCTAAGTTTCCATGACAAACCTCTAGTTTCCCTTGGTTC is a window from the Buteo buteo chromosome 22, bButBut1.hap1.1, whole genome shotgun sequence genome containing:
- the LOC142043256 gene encoding cis-aconitate decarboxylase-like, with the protein product MLYLTLQKSQKFLASSRQVHKTAAHVVARSAPEETVTSSFASFIHAVRPEHLSKTVRQRSKRMILDSIGVGLVGSTTHVFDIALQYCRELYSSVAVSSVYGKPGVKLSPTLAAFTNGVATHSMDFDDTWHPATHPSGAVLPALLAASQMLPPTTKPNGMDFLLAFNVGLEVQGRLMHFSTEAHDIPKRFHPPSVVGTMGSAAATAKLLSLSTAQCGHALGIAASLAGAPMANAATQAKPLHIGNATRLGFEAALLAARGMEANPLILDDIPGCSGFSAFYSVYQPKPLSTPSDHHEFLLEKQDIAFKRFPAHLGMHWVVDAALSVRNLFINYAGSFSPSLIRTIVLKIPVSKYINRPFPSSEHQARHSFQFNACTALLDGEVGLSSFTESSIHRQEVRELLDKVVVEHPEDNVANFDKMYGEVALLLHSGDVLTGKCDTFYGHWRKPLSKESLLKKFRSNASHVLPEEKIEAIITMVDNLENLSDSSQLACSL